One stretch of Geoalkalibacter ferrihydriticus DSM 17813 DNA includes these proteins:
- the mfd gene encoding transcription-repair coupling factor, which translates to MDPSQDTTDIAHATTRSLIQQIQSGTRRLEVHGLVGSAGAYLLSTLLRESTTPLFILTPDQKSAEQLADDLAFYWGEPEQICMFPQWEVPPFEPLSPHPEVEARRIATLFALLEGRARAVVLPVRAAMQRLIARPILADLSLRLIAEDEYERAALLERLSELGYQATPLCEDRGTFSVRGDILDLFPPTCSEPVRVEFFGDYIERMRPFDPATQRSREQQLNELMVLPARELVLAGSHWETFARAFKERCDALDIPRSRREQLLEALREGLLPPGSHFLLPFNYPGLETFFDYAGQGTWVLADPAAVEQEADTFAAEALTGAARAAAKADPYPEWQSLYLSAADLEKNLRPHPRIDFCGLQLYRLQEDRVRCRFNAVANADLRAALRQEGGTLRPLVEHLQEWRAQGWKVLLACHQRGQAERLRDLLAEHQIALPFDPAAGFAHARRGEILLVLGELSAGLRLPDERLAVVTEEEVFGARVRRRGRSEARARAMLSTLAELREGDYIVHTDHGIGIYRGLRHLELNQMQGDFLHLEYAGGDKLYLPVDRIEKVQKYVAGEGHTPRLDKMGGQGWEKARLRARAAAEELARELLHIYARREMAEAFQFSAPDRLYREFEAAFPFEETPDQQQAIDEVLSDMAQQRPMDRIVCGDVGYGKTEVAIRAAFKAVEDGKQVALLVPTTVLARQHWQTFRERLADYPLTVEMISRFRSPAEVREILERAAAGRVDILIGTHRLIQRDVKFKDLGLLIIDEEQRFGVSHKEKLKKMRAAVDVLTLTATPIPRTLHMSLAGLRDLSVIDTPPVDRLAVRTYVTRFDDDVIRDAILRELRRGGQVFFVHNRVQSIGAMAEFVQTLVPEAKVSVGHGQMGEKQLEEVMVEFIEGRSNVLVCSTIIENGLDIPRANTIIINRADCFGLAQLYQLRGRVGRSRHRAYAYLLIPGEATLTRDARERLRILQELSDLGAGFRIASHDLELRGAGDLLGGNQSGQIAAIGFEMYTELLEETIAELKGFAREEKIDPEIRLGLSAFLPEKYMPDPNQRLVFYKKLAAAEDEDTIYTLADELRDRYGELPEPALLLLEVMKLRVLMKRLRVELAEYTGRHLLLGFQPDTPVPPEQILARLQDPRGGCSFTPDYRLSIDIGRMDRGEVLRLAKKELQGFCRL; encoded by the coding sequence ATGGACCCGTCTCAGGACACCACTGACATCGCTCACGCCACCACCCGCTCTCTGATCCAGCAGATCCAGAGCGGCACGCGCCGCCTGGAGGTTCACGGCCTGGTGGGCTCGGCCGGCGCCTACCTGCTCAGCACCCTGCTGCGTGAAAGCACGACGCCGCTTTTCATTCTCACCCCCGACCAGAAGAGCGCCGAGCAACTGGCCGACGATCTGGCTTTTTACTGGGGCGAGCCTGAGCAGATCTGCATGTTCCCCCAGTGGGAGGTGCCGCCCTTTGAACCCCTCTCTCCTCATCCCGAGGTCGAGGCGCGCCGCATCGCCACCCTGTTCGCCCTCCTTGAAGGGCGCGCCCGCGCGGTGGTATTGCCGGTGCGTGCCGCCATGCAGCGCCTCATCGCGCGCCCGATCCTCGCCGATCTGAGCCTGCGCCTGATCGCCGAGGACGAGTATGAACGCGCGGCGTTGCTTGAACGGCTCAGCGAACTCGGATATCAGGCCACCCCCCTGTGCGAAGATCGCGGCACCTTCAGCGTGCGCGGCGACATCCTCGACCTGTTTCCACCAACCTGCAGCGAGCCGGTCCGCGTGGAATTTTTCGGGGACTACATCGAACGCATGCGCCCCTTCGACCCGGCAACCCAGCGTTCACGCGAACAACAACTCAACGAACTGATGGTTCTTCCGGCCCGCGAACTGGTCCTCGCAGGGAGCCACTGGGAAACCTTCGCGCGCGCCTTTAAGGAACGCTGCGACGCCCTCGACATTCCCCGGTCGCGCCGCGAGCAGTTGCTTGAAGCCCTGCGCGAGGGGCTGCTGCCGCCGGGCAGCCACTTTCTGCTGCCCTTCAATTATCCGGGACTGGAAACCTTTTTCGACTATGCCGGCCAAGGCACCTGGGTGCTGGCCGATCCGGCGGCGGTGGAACAGGAAGCCGACACCTTTGCCGCCGAAGCTCTGACCGGCGCGGCGCGCGCCGCGGCCAAGGCCGACCCCTATCCTGAATGGCAGTCCCTCTACCTCTCCGCCGCGGACCTGGAAAAGAATTTGCGCCCCCATCCCCGCATCGACTTTTGCGGTCTGCAACTCTATCGTCTGCAGGAAGATCGCGTCCGCTGCCGCTTCAATGCCGTCGCCAACGCCGACCTGCGCGCGGCGCTGCGCCAGGAGGGCGGCACCCTGCGCCCCCTGGTCGAGCACCTGCAAGAGTGGCGCGCGCAGGGCTGGAAAGTGTTGCTGGCCTGTCATCAGCGCGGCCAGGCCGAACGCTTGCGCGACCTGCTCGCCGAGCACCAAATCGCCCTGCCCTTTGATCCCGCGGCGGGATTCGCCCACGCCCGGCGCGGCGAAATTCTGCTGGTTCTCGGCGAACTCTCCGCCGGCCTGCGGCTGCCCGATGAGCGGCTCGCGGTGGTCACCGAAGAAGAGGTGTTCGGAGCGCGCGTACGCCGCCGCGGGCGCTCTGAAGCACGCGCTCGCGCCATGCTCTCGACCCTGGCCGAGCTGCGCGAAGGCGACTACATCGTGCATACCGATCACGGCATCGGTATCTATCGGGGGCTGCGCCATCTTGAACTCAACCAGATGCAAGGTGACTTCCTGCACCTTGAATACGCCGGCGGCGACAAACTCTACCTGCCCGTCGACCGCATCGAAAAGGTGCAGAAGTATGTAGCCGGCGAAGGGCACACGCCACGCCTTGACAAGATGGGCGGCCAGGGCTGGGAAAAAGCCCGGTTGCGCGCCCGCGCCGCCGCCGAGGAACTGGCCCGCGAACTGCTGCATATCTACGCCCGGCGCGAAATGGCGGAAGCCTTCCAATTCTCCGCGCCCGACCGCCTGTATCGTGAGTTCGAAGCCGCCTTCCCCTTTGAGGAAACGCCCGACCAGCAACAGGCCATCGATGAGGTTTTGAGCGACATGGCCCAGCAGCGTCCCATGGATCGCATCGTGTGCGGCGATGTCGGTTACGGCAAGACCGAAGTGGCGATTCGCGCCGCATTCAAGGCTGTGGAGGATGGCAAACAGGTGGCCCTACTGGTCCCCACCACGGTCCTCGCCCGCCAGCATTGGCAGACCTTTCGTGAGCGTCTTGCCGATTATCCCCTGACCGTGGAAATGATTTCGCGGTTTCGCAGCCCCGCCGAAGTGCGCGAGATCCTGGAGCGCGCCGCCGCGGGCCGGGTCGACATCCTCATCGGCACCCACCGCCTCATCCAACGCGACGTCAAATTCAAGGACCTGGGCCTGCTGATTATCGACGAAGAGCAGCGCTTCGGCGTCAGCCACAAAGAAAAACTCAAGAAAATGCGTGCCGCAGTGGATGTACTGACCCTCACCGCCACGCCCATTCCGCGCACCCTGCACATGAGCCTTGCCGGGCTGCGCGACCTCTCGGTCATCGACACCCCGCCCGTCGACCGCTTGGCGGTCCGCACCTATGTCACGCGCTTTGACGACGACGTGATTCGCGACGCCATTCTGCGCGAGCTGCGCCGCGGCGGACAGGTATTCTTCGTGCACAACCGGGTGCAGTCCATCGGCGCCATGGCCGAATTCGTCCAGACTCTGGTGCCGGAGGCCAAAGTAAGCGTGGGCCACGGACAGATGGGCGAAAAACAGCTCGAAGAGGTCATGGTCGAATTCATCGAAGGACGCAGCAACGTGCTGGTGTGCAGCACCATCATCGAGAACGGCCTCGACATACCGCGCGCCAACACCATCATCATCAATCGCGCCGACTGCTTCGGACTCGCTCAGCTCTACCAGCTGCGCGGCCGGGTCGGACGCTCGCGCCATCGCGCCTATGCCTATCTGCTGATTCCCGGCGAAGCGACCCTGACCCGCGATGCGCGCGAACGGCTGCGCATTCTGCAAGAACTCTCGGATCTCGGCGCGGGCTTTCGTATCGCCAGCCATGACCTTGAATTGCGCGGCGCCGGAGATCTGCTCGGCGGCAACCAGTCGGGACAGATCGCGGCCATCGGCTTCGAGATGTATACCGAACTGCTTGAAGAAACCATCGCAGAACTCAAAGGATTTGCCCGCGAAGAAAAGATCGACCCCGAAATCCGCCTGGGACTGAGTGCCTTTCTTCCGGAAAAATACATGCCCGATCCCAACCAGCGCCTGGTGTTCTATAAGAAGTTGGCGGCTGCCGAGGACGAGGACACCATCTACACCCTGGCCGATGAACTACGCGACCGCTACGGCGAACTGCCCGAGCCGGCGCTGCTGCTGCTTGAAGTGATGAAGCTGCGGGTGCTGATGAAGCGCCTGCGCGTCGAGCTGGCCGAATACACCGGACGCCACCTGCTGTTGGGCTTTCAACCCGACACTCCGGTGCCACCGGAACAGATCCTGGCCCGCTTGCAGGATCCCCGCGGCGGATGCAGCTTCACACCCGACTACCGCCTGAGCATCGACATCGGCCGCATGGACCGTGGCGAGGTTCTCCGCTTGGCCAAAAAAGAATTGCAGGGATTTTGCCGGCTATGA
- a CDS encoding ABC transporter ATP-binding protein translates to MTEFALTVSHLHKSYAGTPVVRDLSLEIAQGEIFGLLGPNGAGKSTTINIVAGVTRADEGQVRIFGHDNRSEYRLTRRLTGVMHQEIVIDNFFTIDEALKIHSGYYGVADDPAWRRVLIERLGLGPHLKKSMNKLSGGLKRRFMVAKALIHKPRLLILDEPTAGVDVELRRSLWEFVREINRQGTTVLLTTHYLEEAEAMCERIAILNHGRLIALEQTSALLARLDGRRVVLHLERDPRPLGEDLRALGAQWDAGSATLTLPLAPGMAATDLLLRLQRYRLPVRDLELKRAGLEEVFLELTGMANDSHGGLAP, encoded by the coding sequence ATGACTGAATTCGCCCTGACAGTTTCCCATTTGCATAAAAGTTACGCCGGTACACCGGTGGTGCGCGATCTCTCCCTGGAGATCGCGCAGGGCGAAATTTTTGGCCTGTTGGGCCCCAACGGCGCGGGCAAAAGCACAACCATCAACATCGTCGCCGGTGTGACGCGCGCGGATGAGGGGCAGGTGCGCATCTTCGGGCATGACAATCGAAGCGAGTACCGGCTAACCCGGCGACTGACCGGGGTCATGCATCAAGAGATCGTCATCGACAACTTTTTCACCATCGATGAGGCGCTCAAGATTCATTCCGGCTATTACGGAGTAGCCGATGACCCGGCCTGGCGGCGGGTGCTCATCGAGCGTCTGGGATTGGGCCCGCACCTGAAAAAGTCCATGAACAAGCTTTCCGGCGGGCTTAAGCGGCGCTTCATGGTGGCCAAGGCGCTGATTCACAAGCCGCGTTTGTTGATCCTTGATGAGCCTACCGCCGGTGTTGATGTGGAGTTGCGGCGCAGCCTCTGGGAGTTCGTGCGCGAGATTAATCGGCAGGGCACCACGGTCCTGCTCACCACCCATTATCTCGAGGAAGCCGAAGCCATGTGCGAGCGCATCGCCATCCTCAACCACGGCCGGCTTATTGCTCTGGAACAAACCAGCGCCCTGCTCGCGCGTCTCGACGGGCGGCGCGTGGTGCTGCACCTCGAGCGCGACCCCCGCCCTCTTGGCGAAGATCTCAGGGCCCTCGGCGCCCAGTGGGATGCGGGCAGCGCCACTCTGACCCTGCCATTGGCGCCGGGCATGGCGGCGACCGATCTGTTGCTGCGTCTGCAGCGCTACCGGTTGCCGGTCAGAGACCTTGAATTGAAGCGCGCCGGCCTGGAGGAGGTTTTTCTGGAATTGACCGGGATGGCCAACGATTCCCATGGAGGGTTGGCGCCATGA
- a CDS encoding GntR family transcriptional regulator translates to MKKKPIERHQTLREKILETIRDAILRGVLKPGEKVAEPELAERFGISRTPIREAFRQLESEGYLTVIPRKGAVVTALSERDVKEFYAIKAILEGYAARIAAKNLSDREIERLESINERLQQLADEGDVKAFYRTHNEFHELFIRAAGNHKLAELIHQLVIKFNRPRMASLSLPGRMQISVNEHTRLLGAFKSRNGEQADNLVRKTASLGGQLLIQSMAQEEGRDVDPAVLEQIVDV, encoded by the coding sequence GTGAAAAAAAAACCCATTGAACGCCATCAAACCCTGCGGGAAAAAATCCTCGAAACCATTCGCGACGCAATTCTGCGCGGTGTCCTGAAACCTGGGGAAAAAGTGGCCGAACCGGAACTGGCCGAACGCTTCGGCATCAGCCGCACGCCTATTCGTGAAGCCTTCCGCCAGCTTGAATCCGAAGGCTATCTGACCGTGATCCCGCGCAAGGGCGCAGTGGTCACCGCCCTTTCGGAGCGCGACGTCAAGGAGTTTTATGCCATCAAGGCAATTCTTGAAGGCTATGCGGCGCGAATCGCCGCCAAAAACCTGTCCGACAGGGAAATCGAGCGGCTCGAGTCCATCAATGAGCGCTTGCAGCAACTCGCCGATGAGGGCGATGTCAAAGCCTTCTACCGCACCCACAATGAATTTCACGAACTTTTCATTCGCGCCGCCGGCAACCACAAGCTTGCCGAACTCATCCATCAACTGGTCATCAAATTCAACCGCCCGCGCATGGCATCCCTGTCCCTGCCCGGTCGCATGCAGATTTCCGTCAACGAACATACGCGCCTGCTCGGAGCTTTCAAATCGCGCAATGGCGAACAGGCCGACAATCTGGTGCGCAAGACGGCAAGCCTCGGCGGCCAGTTGCTTATTCAAAGCATGGCCCAGGAGGAAGGACGAGACGTTGATCCCGCGGTCCTCGAACAGATCGTCGATGTTTGA
- a CDS encoding sugar phosphate isomerase/epimerase family protein, which translates to MYVSLPLRMLEEQGPHFLSRRLQPEIAIKGPDFDDRALAGVLKRWAREFRAAGLGVSVHAPFMDLNPGALEPLVRAATLQRLSQTLDAAARLGARCVVVHPGYERWRYGGNEDLWLEPSLEFWAPLVRRAQDAGIVLALENVFEEAPGSLERLLEGIDSAAFGHCFDVGHWHLFCRDKISLAEWFGRLGHRMVHLHLHDNRGDGDDHLPPGEGLIPFDELRGLVEEFAPRATLALEVHDPEKLSPALVTVRSLFGV; encoded by the coding sequence TTGTATGTTTCCTTGCCCTTGCGCATGCTTGAGGAGCAGGGGCCCCATTTCCTCTCCCGCCGGCTGCAGCCGGAGATCGCTATCAAGGGGCCTGATTTCGACGACAGGGCGCTGGCTGGGGTACTCAAGCGCTGGGCGCGGGAGTTTCGCGCCGCCGGCCTTGGGGTATCGGTCCATGCCCCTTTCATGGATCTCAATCCCGGCGCTCTCGAACCCCTGGTGCGCGCGGCAACCTTGCAGCGCCTCAGCCAGACGCTGGATGCCGCCGCGCGGCTTGGCGCGCGTTGCGTCGTGGTGCATCCCGGCTACGAGCGCTGGCGTTATGGTGGCAACGAAGATCTCTGGCTGGAGCCTTCCCTGGAGTTCTGGGCGCCCCTGGTGCGGCGGGCTCAGGATGCCGGAATTGTTCTGGCCCTGGAAAATGTATTTGAGGAAGCCCCCGGCAGTTTGGAAAGACTACTGGAGGGAATCGATTCAGCGGCGTTCGGCCACTGTTTCGATGTCGGTCATTGGCACCTGTTCTGCCGCGACAAGATTTCCCTGGCCGAGTGGTTTGGCCGCCTGGGGCACCGCATGGTGCATCTGCATCTGCATGACAATCGCGGCGACGGCGATGACCATCTGCCTCCCGGCGAGGGGCTGATTCCATTTGACGAACTGCGCGGCCTGGTGGAGGAATTCGCGCCGCGCGCCACCCTGGCCCTGGAAGTACACGATCCCGAGAAGCTGTCTCCCGCCTTAGTCACCGTCCGTTCCCTGTTCGGCGTCTGA
- a CDS encoding ABC transporter permease codes for MRESIAPPSWAPWRSFVTLLRREVLRFLKVAGQTLLTPIITASLYLFVFGATLGERIQVLEGFSYAQFVVPGLILMGVINNAFANSSSSLFVARYIGNILDLLVTPISPAQFILAYTLASMLRGLLVGVAVLSISTFFAELPWASPLAGAAMAVLASFLFAQFGIIAALYANTFDSLSMFNNFLILPLIYLGGVFYPISILPPLWEGLSRLNPLFYLIDGFRHALLGVGDTSLLTAFAAALGMSLVLFTWAAILIGRGYKLRN; via the coding sequence ATGAGGGAGTCTATTGCCCCGCCCTCCTGGGCACCCTGGCGATCCTTTGTGACCCTGCTGCGCCGTGAGGTGCTGAGATTTCTCAAGGTTGCCGGCCAGACTCTGCTCACCCCCATCATTACCGCCTCTCTTTACCTGTTCGTGTTCGGCGCGACTCTCGGGGAGCGGATTCAGGTGCTGGAGGGCTTCAGCTATGCGCAGTTCGTGGTGCCGGGTCTGATTCTCATGGGGGTGATAAACAACGCTTTTGCCAATTCGTCCTCATCGCTGTTCGTCGCGCGCTACATCGGCAACATTCTCGATCTTCTGGTGACGCCCATTTCACCGGCTCAATTCATTCTCGCCTATACCTTGGCCTCCATGTTGCGGGGGCTGCTGGTGGGCGTGGCGGTTCTCTCCATCTCCACCTTTTTCGCCGAATTGCCCTGGGCCTCGCCTCTGGCGGGGGCGGCCATGGCTGTTCTGGCCAGCTTTCTGTTTGCCCAGTTCGGCATCATTGCCGCGCTTTATGCCAATACCTTCGATTCCCTGTCCATGTTCAACAACTTTTTGATCCTGCCGCTGATCTATCTGGGCGGCGTCTTCTATCCCATCTCCATTCTTCCGCCTTTGTGGGAAGGACTCTCGCGCCTCAATCCACTTTTCTACCTGATCGATGGTTTTCGCCATGCTCTGCTTGGGGTCGGCGACACCAGTCTCCTCACCGCCTTTGCCGCTGCACTGGGCATGTCCCTGGTCCTTTTCACCTGGGCCGCGATACTTATCGGGCGTGGTTACAAATTGCGCAACTGA
- a CDS encoding twin-arginine translocase TatA/TatE family subunit produces MFGIGMPELLLILAVALIVIGPKKLPDIARSLGRGLAEFRRATDDLKNTINTESQVSETRERLLREGKIKVPGDAEGQGKEPADEQAPDAQKEADAAPQRPEPGSIDLPPYPAEEAQEPGEEPKKPADASQKDATHGG; encoded by the coding sequence ATGTTCGGAATCGGCATGCCCGAGTTGTTGCTCATTCTCGCTGTCGCCCTGATCGTCATCGGGCCGAAAAAACTGCCTGACATCGCGCGTTCGCTCGGGCGGGGCCTGGCCGAATTCCGGCGCGCCACCGACGATCTGAAGAACACCATCAACACCGAATCTCAGGTCAGCGAAACCCGCGAGCGCTTGCTGCGCGAGGGTAAAATCAAAGTGCCCGGCGACGCTGAGGGGCAGGGTAAGGAGCCTGCCGACGAGCAAGCGCCGGACGCCCAAAAGGAGGCCGACGCTGCGCCGCAGCGTCCGGAGCCCGGCAGTATCGACCTGCCGCCGTACCCTGCCGAGGAGGCGCAAGAGCCTGGGGAAGAGCCGAAAAAGCCTGCCGACGCGTCGCAAAAGGATGCCACCCATGGCGGCTAA
- the tatC gene encoding twin-arginine translocase subunit TatC — protein sequence MAAKDLARDEQPFTAHLEELRKRLMIAAGAWLVGFLACYGFATKIYDFIAVPVKQALPEGSSLVFITATEPFFTYLKVGAMAGLLLALPVILWQIWGFIAPGLYAHEKRFAIPFVLASFLCFLGGTYFGFFFVFPNVFTFLIKFGTGTGDIDAMLSMGAYLSISIKLLFAFGMVFELPIIMFFFGRMGIIDHLWLKKNRKYALLLAFVLGAMLTPPDLISQTAIALPFAVLYELSIWIVRFTGKRRPQAEEEAEEEPAAGD from the coding sequence ATGGCGGCTAAGGACTTGGCTCGCGATGAGCAACCCTTCACCGCCCATCTGGAAGAACTGCGCAAGCGCCTGATGATCGCCGCCGGCGCTTGGCTGGTGGGCTTTCTGGCCTGTTACGGGTTTGCCACCAAAATCTACGATTTTATTGCCGTGCCGGTTAAGCAGGCCTTGCCGGAAGGCAGCTCCCTGGTATTCATCACCGCTACCGAGCCCTTTTTCACCTATCTCAAGGTGGGAGCCATGGCCGGGCTCTTGCTTGCCCTGCCGGTGATTTTGTGGCAGATCTGGGGGTTTATCGCGCCTGGTCTGTATGCCCATGAAAAACGCTTCGCCATCCCTTTCGTGCTGGCCAGTTTTCTGTGCTTTCTAGGCGGAACCTATTTTGGTTTCTTCTTCGTTTTTCCCAATGTCTTCACATTTCTCATCAAGTTCGGCACGGGAACGGGCGATATCGACGCCATGCTGTCCATGGGTGCCTATCTGAGTATCTCCATCAAGTTGCTGTTCGCCTTCGGCATGGTTTTCGAGTTGCCGATCATTATGTTTTTCTTCGGACGCATGGGCATAATTGACCACCTGTGGCTGAAAAAAAACCGCAAATACGCTCTGCTGCTCGCCTTTGTCCTGGGCGCTATGCTGACCCCGCCCGACCTTATCTCCCAAACGGCCATCGCCCTGCCTTTTGCCGTGCTCTATGAATTGAGCATCTGGATCGTGCGCTTTACCGGAAAACGGCGCCCGCAGGCTGAGGAGGAGGCTGAGGAAGAACCTGCCGCAGGCGACTAA
- the nadA gene encoding quinolinate synthase NadA yields the protein MLNSYRKITNNLQKKPRIALKAESVKLEILDKGLTYQGFYSSIPHHFLESEELTMNQEEIKAEIRRLARERNALILAHNYQRDEIQDIADITGDSLGLSMEAARTDRDVIVFCGVHFMAESAAILAPDKIVLLPRPDAGCPMADMVTAEGLRAMKARHPGAVVVTYVNSSAAVKAESDICCTSSNAVNVVRSLDAEEVLLVPDRNLGHYIARHVDKVCHLWEGYCPTHERLKVEEIQQALTEHPDALFMAHPECPPEILELAHHICSTSGMYEFARSNPARKFIVGTEMGILYRLRKENPDKEFILPSATLICPNMKLTSLESLLRALQTMSPEITVPADVAEGAKRALDRMLAVPRD from the coding sequence ATGCTGAACAGTTACAGAAAAATTACCAACAACCTTCAAAAAAAGCCGAGAATAGCCCTAAAGGCCGAGTCTGTCAAGCTGGAAATCCTTGATAAAGGTTTGACATATCAAGGTTTTTACTCTAGTATACCGCATCATTTTCTCGAATCGGAAGAGTTGACCATGAACCAGGAAGAAATCAAAGCAGAGATTCGCCGCCTCGCCCGCGAGCGCAACGCGCTGATCCTGGCGCACAATTACCAGCGCGACGAGATTCAGGACATCGCCGACATCACCGGCGACTCCCTGGGGCTGTCCATGGAGGCCGCGCGCACCGACCGTGACGTGATTGTGTTCTGCGGTGTGCACTTTATGGCCGAGAGCGCAGCGATTCTCGCTCCCGACAAGATTGTGCTGCTGCCGCGTCCCGATGCCGGCTGCCCCATGGCCGACATGGTCACCGCCGAGGGACTGCGGGCCATGAAGGCGCGCCATCCCGGAGCCGTGGTGGTGACTTACGTCAACTCCAGCGCCGCGGTCAAAGCCGAGAGCGACATCTGCTGCACCAGTTCCAACGCCGTCAACGTGGTGCGTTCCCTCGACGCCGAAGAAGTGTTGCTGGTTCCCGACCGCAACCTCGGCCACTATATCGCCCGGCACGTCGACAAGGTCTGCCATCTCTGGGAAGGTTACTGCCCCACCCATGAGCGCTTGAAGGTGGAGGAGATCCAGCAGGCGCTGACCGAGCATCCCGATGCCCTGTTCATGGCTCACCCCGAATGTCCCCCGGAAATTCTGGAGCTGGCTCACCACATCTGCTCCACCAGCGGCATGTACGAATTCGCGCGCTCCAACCCGGCCAGAAAATTCATCGTCGGCACGGAAATGGGAATTCTCTACCGTCTTCGCAAAGAGAACCCCGATAAAGAATTCATCCTGCCCAGCGCCACACTGATCTGTCCCAACATGAAACTGACCTCCCTTGAATCTCTGCTGCGCGCCTTGCAGACCATGAGCCCGGAGATCACCGTGCCCGCGGATGTCGCCGAGGGCGCCAAAAGGGCCCTCGACCGCATGCTCGCCGTACCGCGCGACTGA
- a CDS encoding EamA family transporter, with the protein MWLALALLTALFESGKDVFGKKGLMAGADAYVMAWAWRLLALPFLLPLLLLPQTLPVELGPGFWPALLTGGALNILAAILYMKAISQSDLSLSVPLITFTPLFLLLTSPLLLSETPSAGGMAGVVLIVTGAYLLNVSRLSTGWLEPIRTLLHAPGARLMLGVALIWSLTANIDKIGLQNSSPLVWAVAINAAIALGMLPLMVLRRQPPQVSRALPWKWLLLVGFCGGLTTLCQMLAISLTQVPYVIAVKRLSILFTALAGLLLLREQGLGERLAGTLVMLAGVILLALS; encoded by the coding sequence ATGTGGCTGGCCTTAGCGCTGCTCACCGCCCTCTTTGAGTCAGGCAAGGATGTTTTCGGAAAAAAGGGCCTGATGGCAGGGGCCGATGCCTACGTCATGGCTTGGGCCTGGCGCCTGCTGGCCCTGCCCTTCCTGCTGCCATTGCTGCTCCTGCCGCAAACCCTTCCGGTGGAACTTGGGCCGGGCTTCTGGCCGGCCCTGCTGACCGGCGGCGCCCTCAACATTCTGGCCGCGATCCTCTACATGAAAGCCATCAGCCAGAGCGACCTGTCCCTGAGCGTTCCGCTAATCACTTTTACCCCGCTGTTCCTGCTGCTCACCTCACCGCTGCTGTTGAGCGAAACTCCCTCGGCGGGCGGCATGGCCGGAGTTGTCCTCATCGTCACCGGCGCTTATCTGCTCAATGTGAGTCGCCTGAGCACCGGGTGGCTTGAACCGATACGCACCCTGCTGCATGCGCCCGGAGCGCGGTTGATGCTCGGTGTCGCGCTGATCTGGAGCCTGACCGCCAACATTGACAAAATCGGCCTGCAAAACTCATCGCCCTTGGTCTGGGCCGTCGCCATCAACGCCGCCATTGCCCTAGGCATGCTGCCCCTGATGGTGCTGCGGCGGCAACCTCCGCAAGTATCCCGGGCGCTGCCCTGGAAATGGCTTTTGCTGGTGGGCTTTTGCGGAGGGCTCACCACTCTGTGTCAGATGCTGGCCATCAGTCTCACCCAAGTCCCCTACGTAATCGCCGTCAAACGCCTGAGCATTCTCTTTACCGCCCTGGCCGGGCTTCTGCTCCTGCGCGAGCAGGGTCTGGGCGAACGCCTGGCCGGCACCCTGGTGATGCTTGCCGGGGTCATCCTGCTCGCCCTATCCTGA
- a CDS encoding YfaZ family outer membrane protein produces MTLRIFLALALCLTATAAAADSIDIGFNDDSFQLIYERPLSRDDYGTALASGRFLHNGDEKTTLGSIGADFVGEPGNVPGLELGVGTKFYAGTTDRSTDFINLAIGLRGAFAPPQFWGLGVAGRLYYAPKVFSFRDSERLLESELRLTYAVLPKVKVYVGYQNMRLKEDRRNENWTIDDAVRIGFVGTF; encoded by the coding sequence ATGACCCTACGTATTTTCCTGGCCTTGGCCCTGTGCCTGACGGCCACCGCCGCCGCCGCCGACTCCATCGACATCGGCTTCAACGACGACAGCTTTCAACTCATCTACGAACGCCCCCTGAGCCGCGATGATTACGGCACCGCTTTGGCCAGTGGACGGTTTCTCCACAACGGCGACGAGAAAACCACGCTCGGCAGCATTGGTGCTGATTTCGTCGGCGAACCCGGAAATGTTCCCGGGCTGGAACTGGGCGTCGGCACCAAATTTTACGCCGGCACCACCGATCGCAGCACCGATTTCATCAATCTCGCCATCGGCCTGCGCGGCGCCTTCGCGCCTCCGCAATTCTGGGGCCTGGGCGTTGCCGGTCGACTCTACTACGCTCCCAAGGTCTTTTCCTTCCGCGATTCGGAGCGCTTGCTCGAAAGCGAGCTGCGCCTCACTTACGCCGTGCTGCCCAAGGTCAAAGTCTACGTCGGCTACCAGAACATGCGGCTCAAGGAAGACCGCAGAAACGAAAACTGGACCATCGACGATGCCGTGCGCATCGGCTTCGTCGGCACCTTTTAA